DNA sequence from the Colletotrichum destructivum chromosome 9, complete sequence genome:
CCAGGATCTTCGACCTGACGGGCAATCTGGTCTGCAGGTGATTGTTAGTGCACTTGTGGCCCCCGAAAAGATAAGTAAAACAGCAACGTGGGGTGACTCATACCGATTGTCTGAGCAGCGTCGAATAGCCTGGCTAGGGATCCCATATAATGCGCGTTCGGTCCGGTAAATTGCGCATTGCTCGGATCTCGTTTCGATGGGCGACTTGTTGGATGGTCCGTCATGGGTAGCGTCTCCAAACTTGGAGATTCCTTGCCGCTCTCTGGAACAGCAGCCCCTTTGGCATTGAACGAGTTGttcaagcccgccgccgagttcTTGGGTCGGAGTCGTCTCCACGAAAAGGATGAAGATTTCCCCGAGACGCTACCTGAACGTGGCACGCTGATAGCCGCTtcgatctcggccgagtTAGAGGCATCTCGAAATAGCATGCTGGAACTTTGAACGCCGACATCAGTCCCCAGCTTTCGCGTCAAGCTGGCTTGAACTTGTTCCAAGATGCCCTCCAATGACTGCATCTCCTCGAgaacggcatcggcatcacACGTATCAACCCTCGCCAACTTAAGGAGCGCTGCCGTGAGATAGTCACATGTTGCCACCTTGTCCTCCACATTCCGGATCTTCACTCCTTTTACCTTCCACACGTCCCTGGGAACAAAAAGCTTGTTACTCAGATAACCTCCGCGGGGGTGGGCGAGCGTCTGATACAAGCACCGCATTAGCCAAAATGGCCTTAGCATGTAGTCTGTTGGACAGGGTTCCAGCGAGATCGGGGCATCGGTTTGGAGTGGGTTGGGAGAGCTCGGACTCTGGGGAGAATGGAGGCTATCATCGAAGAGATATAGGCCGCCGGCAGAGCTTGACGTAATCTTATCCCTAAAAGCCGCCGCCAATGGTGTCGGCAATGTTGGCATCGCCGGGTGCCTGCCGTTGATACCAAAGCTCGTGCTTAGTGGAGTACCAGGGGACATATCAGAAGCGTCATCCAAGTTGGACAAGGACATGTTGCGATTCCTCATGCTTCGTAAACTCGAAGATGAAAAATTCTTCCTTAGGGGGGGCCTAAAAGACGGCGAGCCGGGATGACTCTCGTTGAAGTCTTCGCTGTCTTGGCTTCTAGAATGGCCAAGCGGCGGCGTGGGTGGAATTGGCTGAGTCGGGCTTATACCTTCAGGCGGCGAGTACGGCCGACCAACCGAGTCGTTCACGTCGGTCGAGCCATTCATGTCGGGAGTTTCGAATTCGATTCCATGGATTCCGCTCGATGCTTGAGCTACACTATACCGCCGCCCAGGGTCGGCAAACTGCGAAAACTTGGATGTCTCGATCTTTAGTTGCTTGGGGTTCTGACCAGACATCCGTCTACTCCGCACACTCTGCCCGGGCCCTGGGGCTGACGTTGATGCCGAGAACGACTTTTTTACAGGTAGTTCAGGCAAGGCCTGTACTGGGGGTGGTACTGCTGGGCTTCCGGCTCCAGGAAAGTTGGATGTAGCGATGGGATCAGTTGGTGACGAGCAAACATCCGCGCTTGTTGCGTCAGTTGATTCCGCTGTCGCTTGCCAGGAAGATTCGGCCAAGTCGCTTGAGCCGGAGTTTCTGGCTGCGACTTGATTAGATGCCAGGTTGAAGGCAAATTCGTCAACCGAGTAGTCACGAGTCATCTCCTCAAGTATGCGCTCCTCCTCATCAGAAGACCCGTCGTCATAAAAGTCTTCGTGTGCGACATCTCCATCGAGCTGTTCTGCTCGGCTCTGCGTCCGTCGTTCTCTTCCATTCACTTGCTCGAATACTTCCCTTTCCGTTTGACGAACACGTTCTTTAGCCAATTTGACTTTGCGTAACGCTTTCGCGACGACGGGGTCGTCTGACCCATAGGTTTCTGGTTCAGAAAACCCCATGGGCTCATAGCCATCATCGTAGGCTGCTTCGACAGCTGCATCCAATGCCGCGTCAAACTCGGCTTCCGTAGCGCCGCTCGGGGCACGGATGTGTTTCCGCCTCACAACAGAGGAAGACGACCGTGAGTGGACGGAAGAGGTTGCGGAACCCCCAGACTCGTCGATAGGATCCAACCAGGAGCTCGACTCTCGACTCGAATCTCGGATGTGACGAGGACCCTGACTAGTTCGTCTTGCGGCCAGAGAAAAGTCTGATCTGACCGGTCCATCGGGACTGCCTCGGCCATCGAGTTTGGGGGATTGAGGTCGTCGCGGTGAGAGTGGCGGAGGCATATACACATCTTCGGTGGGTATTTGGAGAATCAGTTGATCGTCTGATGTACGTTCACGTAGTGGTGACCTCGAAAACGAGGACTGCAAAGGATACTGCTCGGGCAACCTCGAGGACTGTCCTCTCGTAGGTTCCCCGAGTCCTTGCATCCGCGAAATAGCCAGCCCAGGGCCACCATGATGCGCGGAACTCCGACTTCCCTCATTCAATATCCTCGTGAGAGCCGCGGTTTCTAGGCCACCAGACTCCTCcagatcatcatcatcgaaTTGCAAACTGGGGTTCAAGCGTAGTCCCAAGCTTTCGGGTCGTGCTGGCAATGCTTTTCCTCCTAGCACTGGCTGGACGGGAGCCATCTGATCTAATTCTTCGATGCGGCTGGTGTATGTCCGGCGCTATTGTCTCGTCAGCCTTAAGTTCCCGAGCAGCATACATACGGCCATCGATTCGCTCACAATTGCCTCTAGTTTCCGTTTATCTTCATCTGTGGAGGTCCTGGCCAACACCTGGTGCAAAAGGTCACATGCTTCCGCGTAGGCTTGTCGCGCGCCTTCGAAGTTCTGTGCATTATCTAACTGAACGGCCGTGTTTGCTTTTTGGAGTGCCCGCGAAAGCATGGCTTTCTGTGATGGGGGCCTGTTTCCTCTATCCCTTCCACGGGTAGATCCAGTAGTATCGGTACTCCCCTTGGCGGTCTGAGACCGGTTACGAGAGTGGCCCCTCATCAAAGAGGCCTCCCCACTGCGATCGGACGACATGGCTGCAAAAGGTAGCTGATATGGGTCCGGTACGACTGATCCTCTCCGGCCAGCGCCGGAGAATGCATCCCAGGCTTGGTTTTGCTCAATTGCGTAGTCGCTCTTGGAAGCTCGTGACGTACCcggtgtcgccgtcgcggcgttTCTGGAGAGCGATGGAACGGTGGTCAGGGAAAAGTCAAGCTGATGTGGTACCAAACCCGTAGAAAGGCCTGCGGCACGAGTTGGTCCGGAGGGTGAGTAGGCGCGCAACCTGTCGCCACCGTTGTGTGTGTCCCAAGAAGCCTCGCTAGAGTTGGACCGTCTTCTGTGTCTCGGCAGTTTCTGGGTCGACTGGTTCGTTGCCGAGTTGCTGTTAGGATCAAGCAGCGCAGATGTGTCGATGCTCACGCGGCGCGCATGAGAGTGGGCCACCGACGATCGGCTCGAGGCTGTAGAGGCAGACCAGTGGTTAGGGTCTCGGATTCCCTCGGTTGACAAACGGGCGCTGCTCGAACGCGAGTGATTGATGGACGGTCCAAGGTATGACGAAATTTCGGTGTCGAATTCGGGGTATGTGACGGTGCCCTCGTGGGCTATATCTATTGCGGTCGTCGAATATTGGGTAGAAGATTgtggtggtgggaggagagATGAGGTccgaggaaggggagaaggTGTTTGTCGCAAGAACGATGTCCCTGTACCCGGGTCGGGACGAGAACCTAGCGAAGAAGAGACCGGAGGCTGTAGTCGGTCGGAGCGTGTGCCGGTCTGGTACCGAGAGGTAGCTAGGTGAGAAGTCGACGAGGGGAACGACCGGGACAGTCTGTGCTGCCTATGGTTTGACTGgagctgctgttgctgttgttgttgctgcgTCCACGAGGGATGGATCCGATGGAACTGATGCGCCTGCTGGGGCAGATATCGGTGGTTCTGTTGCTGGTCTGGGAGATGGTGGCGGTactgctgcggctgcggctgcgactgcgactgcgacgTGCCTGCGTTCGAGAAGGTGGCCGGAGTGCTGGCATGCGGTGAGGGCATCCTGTGCACCTCTGTGTGGAATGAGGAAACGGCCCTGCTCAGAATATCTTAGTCGGCCCGGAGACATTCGACCTGATCAACCAGAACAAGCCCTCTGCTGCCACTTCCGCCGCATTGGAGGTGTCACGGCTGCGAAAAGTACCGATCAATCCAGGGGTACAGTAGGTcgcggaggggggagaggggaaacCAAATGCAGTAATTGCTGAACACTAAAGGGGGTATCTAGCTTTGTAAGGGGCTAGCAACATAGATTGTTACTAATCTTTTTTAATTGCTACTTAACGTACCTGCATAGCAAGTTAGCTACCTTCCTATACCTTTACACCTTTTACATAAGCTAATTAAGctataatatataaaattagTTAAAGCTACTTATTACCTTCTTTCTTATTCCTATTTTAAAATACTTTAGTGTAGTTAATAAGCAAGCAGATTAGATAAGCAAGCAGATTACCTAACTGCAACTACATTATAAATCTAGGTATATATTAACGCTAACAATAGAAAtttaattaaaactacttaaAATCCTCTTTTTTAGACATTTTATCTTTAAACTAATAAGTTTGCGCATTATATCCTGCGTTGCTGCAGATgtattatagttagctttctatagtagtatctattagcagaagctaaggtaatAAAGCTAGGAAActgtaacgggctgggcccgtatgaggccttgctggatatcgcggccacgggcgaccccgggtcaggcccaccacggaatccacgatgccgacaatccgatggccagtgcggcatgggccgcatggccctgatcaggccgctgcgaggcggagatttgttgttcttcccttctaatcctcatctgaggatactcgtagtagtcgccatagcctgttgcaaatacacacgccttggaccgttacattatcctcagatcccaaacaccaggatcctctatactagacggtcggttcgtctagtgaggacggccagagtctgcgcgattaaggacgtcggagcctttctctagaagtagcggtctggcggaggctggaggacagagcctcgtagcttagttgaaaaagggaccgtcaaccaaaatagctacagaacccgtggacccgatcagagtaggactgatcaggagtaccccgtccagtctcaacagaaccacgttgtggttgcgggacaaaggatagaccggaagagccccagagaacacagtgtgttgcgggagctatcgacatggagggcaatatgaatgccgaaccatctgagaatccacagcagctggtgcagctgatcagtcagctggctgcccagctacaggagatgcgaaccacccaagcggccgaacgagaggcccacggagagcagattcgactgctgcagcaagccctagccgcacctaggcacccgacaacgaccccaaacgagacccctacaacgactgcaacctccaccccccctgatcaggctcaaccgataaccgcgctccgaagaaaacaccagatacccgaccctccgaagttcgatggtacccgtaaaaacttccgacgttggttcttggagatgaaaggaaagatccgcctagataggagagcctttgactgtgacgctgatatatttggatatatatacgccaggctggatggtacagctcaagcaatggcgtcagcgtactacgctcagggtggagcaaacggagaagagtcgcccgaccagttcatgagctacctggaaagttgctatggagacccaaacgccaaggccagggcactcagccgactacgaacgctccgccagaaagagtacgagagctttgctgttttcctccctaagttcgagaaggaactggccgagagcggaggaggcgaatgggttgacgttgtaagaatcaactaccttgaaggagccttgaatgcgaccctacgcagccacctgatcagcgtggctgatatcccggaatcttaccccgagtacaccaggctcttaatgaagatcggatctcgcctagacaaccagtcctctcaggaacgccaagagaggcagcgacgaaggctgtctacccctggtcaggcaaagcctaagtcccctacaagaccacctcacgacaagatggactgggagcctaccaaggtcagtaagaccaaggcccctgaccagggagggaagaagagggacgtaaggaccaaagacttcctgtgctataggtgcaggaggccagggcacctcgctcggcactgtgaggacgtagaagagaaacctccgaaggcaaagactaagaagtcgaaagtcaagaagtccaagactaagcttgttgccgagagtagctcggaggaatcgagcgagacggagtctgaccagacctcagaagactcgggaaaagagtaactcctggcgaaaagcgccgccaggaggtagaagcaagaaaggagtggcggagtgttaggaagaacatggatagtgagcccttttatgttaacatcggaatcaataacacccattacacctacgccttggtggataacgggtgcctcacttacgccacaatcagcgacacctacgctacgaaactccgcttgccgcgtatcagcataccaccgagagccctcgaaca
Encoded proteins:
- a CDS encoding Putative MIT domain-containing protein, whose product is MPSPHASTPATFSNAGTSQSQSQPQPQQYRHHLPDQQQNHRYLPQQAHQFHRIHPSWTQQQQQQQQLQSNHRQHRLSRSFPSSTSHLATSRYQTGTRSDRLQPPVSSSLGSRPDPGTGTSFLRQTPSPLPRTSSLLPPPQSSTQYSTTAIDIAHEGTVTYPEFDTEISSYLGPSINHSRSSSARLSTEGIRDPNHWSASTASSRSSVAHSHARRVSIDTSALLDPNSNSATNQSTQKLPRHRRRSNSSEASWDTHNGGDRLRAYSPSGPTRAAGLSTGLVPHQLDFSLTTVPSLSRNAATATPGTSRASKSDYAIEQNQAWDAFSGAGRRGSVVPDPYQLPFAAMSSDRSGEASLMRGHSRNRSQTAKGSTDTTGSTRGRDRGNRPPSQKAMLSRALQKANTAVQLDNAQNFEGARQAYAEACDLLHQVLARTSTDEDKRKLEAIRRTYTSRIEELDQMAPVQPVLGGKALPARPESLGLRLNPSLQFDDDDLEESGGLETAALTRILNEGSRSSAHHGGPGLAISRMQGLGEPTRGQSSRLPEQYPLQSSFSRSPLRERTSDDQLILQIPTEDVYMPPPLSPRRPQSPKLDGRGSPDGPVRSDFSLAARRTSQGPRHIRDSSRESSSWLDPIDESGGSATSSVHSRSSSSVVRRKHIRAPSGATEAEFDAALDAAVEAAYDDGYEPMGFSEPETYGSDDPVVAKALRKVKLAKERVRQTEREVFEQVNGRERRTQSRAEQLDGDVAHEDFYDDGSSDEEERILEEMTRDYSVDEFAFNLASNQVAARNSGSSDLAESSWQATAESTDATSADVCSSPTDPIATSNFPGAGSPAVPPPVQALPELPVKKSFSASTSAPGPGQSVRSRRMSGQNPKQLKIETSKFSQFADPGRRYSVAQASSGIHGIEFETPDMNGSTDVNDSVGRPYSPPEGISPTQPIPPTPPLGHSRSQDSEDFNESHPGSPSFRPPLRKNFSSSSLRSMRNRNMSLSNLDDASDMSPGTPLSTSFGINGRHPAMPTLPTPLAAAFRDKITSSSAGGLYLFDDSLHSPQSPSSPNPLQTDAPISLEPCPTDYMLRPFWLMRCLYQTLAHPRGGYLSNKLFVPRDVWKVKGVKIRNVEDKVATCDYLTAALLKLARVDTCDADAVLEEMQSLEGILEQVQASLTRKLGTDVGVQSSSMLFRDASNSAEIEAAISVPRSGSVSGKSSSFSWRRLRPKNSAAGLNNSFNAKGAAVPESGKESPSLETLPMTDHPTSRPSKRDPSNAQFTGPNAHYMGSLARLFDAAQTIDQIARQVEDPGLRHADKTQVGLELCTRHAAEFFGFFICRFVLSDLSALLDKFIKRGSEWVLA